GCCAATCGCCCATAAATTCGTTGGTACTTCCCCAAATAGGAATCACCTGAAGTTTAGTACCGGCCGAATTAAAATAACTTAAACGTTGAGTAGCTCGTTTATAGCCTTTTGCCGGATCTTTTAAATAACAATCGAGCAATAATCTATTTATCAATTTGGCAATAACCTGCGCTTGACCTTCGGTTGGTTTACCCACATACACCTCAAGTTTAACCTGCTGTTTGGCGGCCAATTTAGAAAGTTCGGCAAGTTGTTTTCGATAAAATAAAAACGCACCGGAAGTATCGCAACTGCATCCTGCAGCCTTCAAATATTTTTTACAGTAATAGCCATCAGCTCCTGTTGAATGGGGATTCCAGTATTCAAATTCAAAATTAAATGCATTCACACGTTCGGTGGTATCCTTTCGGGAATTATTGTAAACAGCTACAATGTTAGCGAAAGTGCTTACTTGCTCACTACTCATTGCAAACGAAACAATAGCATAATCGCTTTTAGCACGTTTAATAAATGCAGCCAAAATATTTGCTCCTTTAGAGGCTTGAGTAATTTTATATTTAACAGCTATGTCTTTCGTTTTATAGGTGGTTATTGCATTAAATCCATTGGTTTTACAATAGTTGAGCAAAGAATCTTCTTTTATTTTATTTCCCAAAATCTTATCAAAAGCATCCACATACAAGCCTTTGTATTGTTGTGCATATGCAGAAAAAGCAGTAGCAATAAAATAAATTAAAACTAAGAAAAATGTTTTTTTCATTTTAGAAAAGTCCATGCTACAAAGGAGCGAAAAGAAATTCACACTTAGGTCGCAAAATGTATTTTACTCAATTTGACCAATGAATTTGGAGTTGCAGAACTAAATGTTATTTTTGAGAATATTAAGAAAAACCCAAATGAACTCGAAAATTTTCTCCATTTTTTATAGACCAGTATCGCTTCTAGGTTATTTACTATTCTTGATTTTGCTTGGCGACAGCTCAGCTTCTTATGCTGTTTATTGTGTACCATCGCATCCTGCCTGTGGAGCCGGTTCTAATATAACCGATGTTAGCATAGCTTCAACTACCTTAAGTAATACAGGCACCGGTTGTACTAGTTTAAACGGTGCTGCTTATAGTATTTATCCTGCAACGGGTTCAACGACTGCCACATTTATTGGGGGAAATAGTTACCAACTTTCAGTAACAAGTGATGGTGTATCTATTATTTCGGTATGGATTGATTTTAATCAGAACCAAGTATTTGAATCATCTGAATGGACACAGGTAACTACAGCATCTGTAGCTAATTTTCCCTCGGTTGTAAATGTGATAATACCTTCGTCTGCACAAACCGGAACAACAGGTATGCGTATTCGCTCAAGAGTAAATGGAACTCCCAATTCAGGTATTGATGCTTGTACTGCCTTTGGAAGCGGTGAATGTGAAGATTATACTGTTAACATAGCAAGTCTTTCCCCTTGTACTACACCACCTGTTGCAGGTACTACTCAGGCAAGTGTGACGAATGCTTGTGCTAATGTTCCATTTATTGTTTCTCTTACAGGATCTTCTACCGGTTCGGGACTGAGTTATCAGTGGGAAGTTTCAACAAATGGATTTACTTGGCAACTTATTCCTGGTGCTACCTCTGCCAGCACCAGTTATACGCTTAGCGCTACAGCTGCCTATTTTCAATGCGCACTCACTTGTTCAGGAAGCACTACCTATTCAACACCACTCTATATTCCACTCAATACTTTCAATAATTGCTATTGCGCTTCTACTGCAAATTTTGGTTTAGGTAGCGATATAGGAAGAGTTATTTTCGGATCAATGACCAACGGTACAGCCTTTCCAATTATACAAAATACAACTGCAATTCAACAGTATACTGATTATACAACCATTACACCTACCAACATTGACAAAGGAGCAACTTATCCAATTAGTGTTCATCAAATAAATTCGAACAACTTTACTCAAGCTGTAGGTATAGTTTATATCGATTACAATCAAAATGGAAATTTCGAATTTCCTTCAGAGCAAACCTTTTTAGGATATACCAACGGAAATGCAGGTGGAAATGTTCTCAACGGAAATGTTTCAATTCCTGCAAATGCGTTAACAGGACTTACCCGAATGCGCATCATTTTGGTTGATTACGGCAGTGCATCACAAGCTTCCTGCGGTACGTATAATCAAGGAGAAACAGAAGATTATATCATCAACATTATTCCTGCAGCACCTTGTTCAACTCCTCCAATAGCAGGACAAGCAGCAACTTCTAATTCAACGGTGTGCGGTTCAAATCCATTTACTTTATCAATCATAGGTGGTACAAGCAATTCAACCAATATTTTTCAATGGCAATATTCGCTAAACAATTTTACCTATATCGACATTCCTAATGCCAATAGTACAATTTACCCAACTACCCAAAGCCAATCGACTTATTATCGTTGCAAAATAACCTGCTCGGGAATTACAAGTTATACCTTACCAATTTATGTTTCACATAGTCCTATTGCACTTTGTTATTGCACTTCTTCAGGAACCAACAATAGTTTTGCTGATATTGGGAATGTAACTATTAGTAGTTTGAACAATGGTGTTGCTTCTCCATTATATTCCAACACCAGTTCAATAAAAGTGTATACCGATTTTACCTCCTTGCCTGCAACGCCACTATCCATTGGAGTTCCTGAACCCATAACTGTTACGCAAATTACTACCAGTACAACATTTGCAACTTCTTATGTAATGGCATTTGTAGATTGGAATCAGGATGCAATTTTTGCATTAAACGAAACCTATTACATAGGAAGTACTGCCGGTCCAACTAATTCAGTAAGTGGAACAATTACAATTCCTAACGGTGCAACACCCGGAAATACGCGTATGCGTATAGTATTAGTACAAGGTGGAAATTCAGGGCAAAGTGCTTGTGGAACTTATACCTATGGCGAAACCGAAGATTATACTGTAAACATTGTTCAGCTAAGTCCTTGCACCGTGCCACCTGTAGCGGGTTTCGCAACTGCAAGTGTGAGCAGTATATGTGCGGCAACAGCTTTTAATTTAAACTTATCCGGAAATTCAACGGGTTCAGGTCAAACCTATTATTGGCAATACTCTACCGATAATATTAATTGGTTCGTTTACAATACTCCGCTTTCCTATCCAAACTATACTATTCTGGCTCAAAATCAAACCACCTATTATAGATGCGTGGTTAATTGTGGTGGATTTATAAGTTATTCTGTACCTGTGCTGGTAACTCAATCGGCTCCAAATACCTGTTATTGTGCATCAGCAGCGCTACAATCAACTGATTCAGATATAGGGAAAGTTGTATTTGGAAATTTGTTAAACGGAAATGCTACTCCGGTTTTAAACAATAGTTCTGCGAATCATACCTATACCGATTTTACCAATTTAGCACCTACAAGTTTTGAGCAAAGTGGACAATATCTTTTAAGCGTTTCACAAATCACCAGTGGAAATACTTTTTATTCAACGTATGTTATGGCATTCATCGACTTTAATCAAGATGGCAGTTTTGGTACCGGCGAAAGCTTTTTAGTGGGACAAACAAACACATCCGGTATTTATACGGTAAGTCAGTATATTGCGATTCCGGCAACCGCCAACTTAGGACAAACCCGCTTACGAATAGTAATGCAAGAAAATACAATTCCTGTTGCATGTGGAACTTACAATTATGGAGAAACCGAAGATTATCTTATTACTATAGTTCCTGCACAAGCGTGTCCTCCTGTACTTTCAGCCGGAGTAGCAACCAGTGCGGTTAATTCGGCTTGTAGTGGTGTGCCTGTAAACGTTTATCTATCGGGCAATAGTAATATTGCCATTGCAACTTATAACTGGCAATACTCGTTCGATAACATTAGCTGGTTTAATTATTCAGTTCCATCAAATTCATCAGCCAGCATCAACATTACGGCCAATACTTTTGTACGTTGCATTATGACTTGCAGTGGAGTATCTGCGACATCTACCTCACTTTATATCACATTGTTGCCAACTAATCAGTGTTATTGCACCTCAGCGGCTACTAATGGCACTTACACCGATATTGGAAACGTAACAATTGGCTCATTAAATAACGGCTTAGCGAGTCCTATCACAAACAATCCAAATGCAACAGGAGTGTACTCAAATTTTACCAATCTTGCTCCAATAAATCTCGAGCAAAGTGCTATGTACCCTATAACTGTAAGTGCAATTAGTTCAAGTGTAATTTTTACTTCCTATGTAACTATGTACATCGACTTTAACCAAAACGGCCAATTTGAAGCGGCTGAATCGTACAACATTGGATCCATAACAAACGTTGCCGGTGGCAATGTAGTAAGCAATTACATTACCATACCGGCCACTGCAAGCTTAGGTATTACAAGAATGCGTGTTGTATTAAAAGAAAATGGAGCAGCAGGTCAATTGCCCTGCGGAACATATACCTTTGGAGAAACCGAAGATTATTTAGTAAACATACAAACACTTCAGGTGTGCTTATCGGCGCCAATTGCCGGTAATGCAATAGCCAACGACACAACAGTTTGTGCAGGAGCATTGGTGCAAGTTTCGCTCATTAATAATTCAACTATGGCTAGTCAAAGTTATCAGTGGCAAAGCTCTCCCGATAACATTACTTGGACCAACATTATTGGTGGTACACTGCCTTCAATTAATTTTACCATGTTGTCAATAGTTTACTATCGTTGTGAAATTTCATGTTCAGGGTTTACCAGTTATAGCTTACCGGTGCGCATTACTCAGAATCCGAGTACCCAGTGTTATTGCACTTCAGCAGCAACCAATACGGCCGACGATGATATTGGAAATGTTACTTTCTTAGCAATGAACAATGGAGTTGCAACTCCTGCATTAAATAATCCGGCATCTTCAAATTTGTATACTGATTTTACTTCGCTTACACCGCAATCGGTTATAAGTGGTGCAAGTTATCCTATTTCGGTTACTCAAATTAATTCGGCAGGGTTTTACGTTGCGCACATTAACGTTTATATTGATTTCAATAAAAATGGATTGTTTGAAGCAGGAGCAGAAACCTTTGTGTTGGGTGCCACCAATTCGAGTGTTGGAGGAAATACCTTAACAGGAAATATTAGTATTCCTTTTACCGCCTTACCGGGAATTACACGTATGCGAGTAGTTTTGGTAGAAGGAGTTACAGCCACGCCTTCACCTTGTGGCACCTATACCTGGGGAGAGACAGAAGATTATTCAATTTTAATTTTACAAAACCAATCATGCTCTGTACCGCCTACTGCAGGTTTTTCCAACTCAAGTGCAATGCAAGTATGCCCGGGCGCTCCGTTTACTCTGTTTTTAACCGGAAATAGTTCGGCATTAGGCCAGTATTATCAATGGCAAAGCTCGGCGGATGGAATTACCTGGTTTAATATTGGAAGTATTTCATTGGATTCGTCTTTTGTATTTTCACAAACTGCGTCTGCGTATTATCAATGTATAGTAACATGTAGCGGATTGAATTCAACCTCAGCACCTGTGCAGGTAACAATGTTGCAATCGCCTGTTTGCGGGTATTGCACCAATGTAGGTGGCACCAGTTGTCCTTCGAATACCAAAATCACCAAGGTCACATTAATTGGTACTACCTTAACAAATTCAGATACTTTGTGTAATTCAATTAATGGAAGTTCGGTAAGTATTTTTCCTTTTGGAGGAAGTACAACTGGCACTATAATTAGAGGTAATTTATATTCTATAAGTGTTACCTCAACTCAAAATGTGAGTAAAAGTGTGTGGATTGATTACGACCAGGATGGTTATTTTGCGGCCAATGAATATACTTCAATATGTAGCAGTTCAA
This region of Bacteroidota bacterium genomic DNA includes:
- a CDS encoding T9SS type A sorting domain-containing protein, with translation MNSKIFSIFYRPVSLLGYLLFLILLGDSSASYAVYCVPSHPACGAGSNITDVSIASTTLSNTGTGCTSLNGAAYSIYPATGSTTATFIGGNSYQLSVTSDGVSIISVWIDFNQNQVFESSEWTQVTTASVANFPSVVNVIIPSSAQTGTTGMRIRSRVNGTPNSGIDACTAFGSGECEDYTVNIASLSPCTTPPVAGTTQASVTNACANVPFIVSLTGSSTGSGLSYQWEVSTNGFTWQLIPGATSASTSYTLSATAAYFQCALTCSGSTTYSTPLYIPLNTFNNCYCASTANFGLGSDIGRVIFGSMTNGTAFPIIQNTTAIQQYTDYTTITPTNIDKGATYPISVHQINSNNFTQAVGIVYIDYNQNGNFEFPSEQTFLGYTNGNAGGNVLNGNVSIPANALTGLTRMRIILVDYGSASQASCGTYNQGETEDYIINIIPAAPCSTPPIAGQAATSNSTVCGSNPFTLSIIGGTSNSTNIFQWQYSLNNFTYIDIPNANSTIYPTTQSQSTYYRCKITCSGITSYTLPIYVSHSPIALCYCTSSGTNNSFADIGNVTISSLNNGVASPLYSNTSSIKVYTDFTSLPATPLSIGVPEPITVTQITTSTTFATSYVMAFVDWNQDAIFALNETYYIGSTAGPTNSVSGTITIPNGATPGNTRMRIVLVQGGNSGQSACGTYTYGETEDYTVNIVQLSPCTVPPVAGFATASVSSICAATAFNLNLSGNSTGSGQTYYWQYSTDNINWFVYNTPLSYPNYTILAQNQTTYYRCVVNCGGFISYSVPVLVTQSAPNTCYCASAALQSTDSDIGKVVFGNLLNGNATPVLNNSSANHTYTDFTNLAPTSFEQSGQYLLSVSQITSGNTFYSTYVMAFIDFNQDGSFGTGESFLVGQTNTSGIYTVSQYIAIPATANLGQTRLRIVMQENTIPVACGTYNYGETEDYLITIVPAQACPPVLSAGVATSAVNSACSGVPVNVYLSGNSNIAIATYNWQYSFDNISWFNYSVPSNSSASINITANTFVRCIMTCSGVSATSTSLYITLLPTNQCYCTSAATNGTYTDIGNVTIGSLNNGLASPITNNPNATGVYSNFTNLAPINLEQSAMYPITVSAISSSVIFTSYVTMYIDFNQNGQFEAAESYNIGSITNVAGGNVVSNYITIPATASLGITRMRVVLKENGAAGQLPCGTYTFGETEDYLVNIQTLQVCLSAPIAGNAIANDTTVCAGALVQVSLINNSTMASQSYQWQSSPDNITWTNIIGGTLPSINFTMLSIVYYRCEISCSGFTSYSLPVRITQNPSTQCYCTSAATNTADDDIGNVTFLAMNNGVATPALNNPASSNLYTDFTSLTPQSVISGASYPISVTQINSAGFYVAHINVYIDFNKNGLFEAGAETFVLGATNSSVGGNTLTGNISIPFTALPGITRMRVVLVEGVTATPSPCGTYTWGETEDYSILILQNQSCSVPPTAGFSNSSAMQVCPGAPFTLFLTGNSSALGQYYQWQSSADGITWFNIGSISLDSSFVFSQTASAYYQCIVTCSGLNSTSAPVQVTMLQSPVCGYCTNVGGTSCPSNTKITKVTLIGTTLTNSDTLCNSINGSSVSIFPFGGSTTGTIIRGNLYSISVTSTQNVSKSVWIDYDQDGYFAANEYTSICSSSTWGVPDTAVLNIPFGIPAGATGMRIRTRINGSPNGAGDACSFYGSGETEDYTITVDIGNGIVKNEAVEAIGLYPNPANNTVIVLLSKEIEFPAKLVLTNMLGELISETSISTYRTELTLTDYPKGIYFVSVVSKQGSSYKKLVKE